AAGTATTGCAATGGAGAATGCGCGCCTTTATCAAGAAACGGTTTCTATGACAGAACATGAACGTGGGATACGACAGATGTTTCAAAAGTTTGTCCCCAAAGAGGTTGTTGATAAAATCATCCATGGTGAACAATTCGGGAAGACGACGATTGATGAGCTCAGAACACTGACCTTATTAAATATTGATATAAGGGGATTTTCAAGACTCGCTACGAAAATTGGCCCTCAAAAAACTGTATCAATGCTGAATTATTTCTTCTCCACCATGGGTGGTATAGTATTTAATCATCGTGGCATTGTTGATAAATATCTGGGCGACGGCTTTCTTGCAATTTTCGGTGCACCGTTACCAAGTCCAACAGACGCAGACAACGCTATAGAGGCAGCACTCGAAATGAAACAGTCCATAGAAACTGTGAGTGATTACTTTGTGGAAAAAATAGGCACCCCCCTTGTCATTGGTATCAGTATCCATACTGGTGAGGTCGTGATTGGAAATATTGGCTTTGATAAAAAGATTGACTACACTGTCATCGGCGATCCAGTTAATACTGTTTTCAGACTGCAAAGTCTTGCAAAGTCAATAGCCAATGGTATTTTGATAAGTGAAAAAACCCATAGTATCTCCCAGTCCAACCTTATTGTGCGCGAATTTGGAACGTATAAAATAGACTCCACGCTTGGTGATTTAAAGGTTTTTGAACTTTTAGGAACACAAAGATAAGAGATATGTAATATGGAAGATCAGAAAAAAACAAAAGAACAACTTATTCTTGAGTTGGCAAAAATGCACCAGCGAATATCTGAACTAGAAAAATCAGAAGATAAGCGTAAAAAAGCAGAAGACATCTTGAAGGAGAGCGAAGCAATATTGCGAACATTGATCAACGCTACCAGGGAAACCTTGATAATGATTGACACAGAAGATAGAGTCCTTTTAGCAAATGAGGTAGTTGCTCAAAGATTAGGCAAAAGCTCCCAGGAACTCATCGGTACCTGCCTATACGATCATTTTCCCC
This sequence is a window from Pseudomonadota bacterium. Protein-coding genes within it:
- a CDS encoding adenylate/guanylate cyclase domain-containing protein produces the protein SIAMENARLYQETVSMTEHERGIRQMFQKFVPKEVVDKIIHGEQFGKTTIDELRTLTLLNIDIRGFSRLATKIGPQKTVSMLNYFFSTMGGIVFNHRGIVDKYLGDGFLAIFGAPLPSPTDADNAIEAALEMKQSIETVSDYFVEKIGTPLVIGISIHTGEVVIGNIGFDKKIDYTVIGDPVNTVFRLQSLAKSIANGILISEKTHSISQSNLIVREFGTYKIDSTLGDLKVFELLGTQR